The DNA sequence TGGAATTCAACTTAATAAAACGACCTTAACTCAAGAATGATTTATTTCTTTCCaaatttgtaataatatttgGATCATACTATTCTACATTTGCCAGCTTTTCTGTATTACTGGTATGcaattcattaattattatatttaagagTAACTTGCCTAAATTATATGAAAGGTTACTTCTTGTTACTTCATAAACAAACCACAATACGTAGCTAGAAAAAAGACTTGGCTTGTGTTGAATGAAGAAGCATGCATGCTTCTACGCCAACTTCCAAAATCGTTGCAGATGACTTCATCCATTATAATAGccaataagataaataattttatttatttaatacaaaTAAACTTGTGTACTAGGAGAGACTATTTTAATATATGGTAACAATTAATACGCTAGTCTTCCCCATTTTATGTCTTGTCAAGGGCTCTTATGCcaaagtttttttcttttctcccaCTAGCAAAGTCATTACTATtgaatttcatttttaatttgcCTTTCCACGTTACCATTTCCTCTCTTTTAAAATTCCCATCAACACTTATATCTTTGACCAAAACTTAATCCTCAGTCTTCTTCCCTCACTAATGAGACACTATGAACTTGTAACTTTACTCAATATTCTCCTCTCATTCTTTCTACTCTCACTTCTATTTCCCCACTCCAGTATGGCTACTGCACTACAACACAAAGGTATAGGTACTCTAATTCTCTctatctctttctctttctctctatttGAAATTTCAAGGCTAATGAAAGTTCATATACATATTCTTAGGAAATGTTGAGAAAATTCACAAAACTAGACCTGAATTCGTAAAGGGTCAGCTCAAAGTCATGGTAAGTATCTCATTTATGTATATCCTATATATTTACACTAATATATTCATCcatacatgatatatatatctaaatgaactaattttttgtttatcTTTGATGATGTTCTTTGCAGGATGAAGGTGAAATAGTACCGAGCAGAAAAAGATTGCATGAAGTACATTCAGGAACAAATCCCATAGGCAATTCCATTCCACAAGAGAAGAGGAATATGAGGACCAAAAAGTTACAAAGATTGCCATAGTAATAATTCTTTGTTTCTTAATTTCATTTGATTATATTAATAAGCTTGGTTAACTTTGTATACTGGAGTGAAATAATCAATAAGATCAATAAACTCAATTTTACACtacacatatttaatttaatgacATAATATCAATTTTCAGCAATATTATATATCTATGAATAAAGATGATTATGTTGTCTTGTGACAATCATCATGATTagctttttaattttatgtattctttaactaacaaatttatCTCTTATCCTCTTctgaataattattaatacttCCTCACTTCCTCAGCATTATTCTGattgttattttaataaattttttaatggaATTATTGGAATTTCTCACTGTGTTTTTATGTTTAAACTGGGACTGCAAATAAAATATTGGAACTAATTTTGTTGTTATCAATACAGTATTTCAGtggatttttctttttaatgaaaccatgttttatttgtttattaggATTCTGTTTTTGAagcaatttttttcttaaacaaTTTCTTGCAAATTAATGGAGCACATATTTAGCCATGAACAGTAACCTGAAAggataataataagaaaatctcATTGagaatttatataataatgagaacaaacaaataaaacaagacTCAATACCACTATAAAATTCGAGGACGAGAAgctaataaacaaataaaaataagccAAAGTCTCCGTTTCTTCTAATTGTAAAATAACCCACCATTTATATAACTTTGactttatttttgttacaaaaCTATCCCTTATGGTAAAAAAAGAATGATAATGGTAAATCTTCAACgatttttattagtatatatattaaaaaatatatatttacaattgTTGATAACATATATTCATTTACATGTTAATTAAGTTATTATACTATCTTAATTATAATTCATTGGAAacttttacatttcaaaatgcTTTCAAACTATTGGTTTTGAGTGAAGAAAAAAGGACAGCATTTGACTGTTGGTAGTATTGGTAGTTCAACTTTAGACTTAGTAGCAGTAATGTACCTTTTACATTTCCTAGCAAAAAGCAAGTAAATTCTTATTTATCAAAAGATGTAATGTAAATCTGTCATTTGATTTTGAAGGCACTTCTTCATATGATAGATCTGAGGACTAGGAAGTGAAATCTCATAGTAGTAGTACTAGTTGTGCTTATGATGGAGAAAGAGATTAAATTTAAGGCTATGGTTTAAAGCAGTTCAAATGATGTTTTTTAAGAAAGAAAAGGGTGCAATATTGTATTAGATGGCCCAATGAGAATAAGAAACACCAAAATATAGAGCTAGGGAAAACTgtagtatatataaataataaacccATATTAATATTGAGTGTAACTAATCATTCATTAGCTTGTTTTATTTTACAGATACTAATTGTGCATattatatttgataattaattagtataaaAGAAGTGGCTTTAGTTGACTTGAAAAAAAATGTTGAACACTTGGATAAAAGAGAAACTATTTTGAGAAGGTTATTGaaacttaataattttattttgggtGGGAAAGCAAAGAAATAATATgacattgattttaattatgTGGGTCTTTCGAAATATTCTCGAAATGTAGCTCCACCAAAGATATCTTTGGTCTACTAATCAATAGCATAATTGTAAGAAAAGACGAAAGAATAAAGGCTCTTTATGAAAAGCATAATTCTACACTTCTTTTCTGAGGTGGGAAAAAGCAATTTGTTTGTTACTAACATTGCCttttaagaaataaaaagtaaaaaagattTTGGGGTTATTAAAACAAAGATGAGCTAATTGGCTTTGGCTCCTCTGGTAATAAGAAGAATTAAGGTTAGGTACATAAACATTACTAGActatgagctttattatagtaCTATTTAGTATTCTGTAAGTAATTGTAACAGTGAAAATTATCATCCACCATCTACTTTACCATTTTCCCAAACAAaatttttgcctcttttaagaTGTCGTTATACGGCAGAAGTTTTTGCCTCTGATTATGAGGGCTttcctttttatatataaataagataaaaacaAGTGTTAATATGCTTATGTTGTCAGTGTCCAAAGAAAAGGAAATGTCAATCGAAATACATTTTAGTATTTTGAAAAGAGACTAATTTTCCAGTTGAGTTGAGAATCTCCATAGGCTAGTTCTCCCAATTGTTATTTCTTGCTTTTATGAATTATCCCTGGTTACGAATTTGTTTTGATCAATTCATGATGTTTCACAAGATTCAGTTTCAGATAAATTGAACTCCAACATATGAGAGATTAGGAACCTCTCTACAATGATCTGTTCATAATGATTTTAGCCAAatctgaccctacaatatcaaTATGCATTCAAATTAACACTGAATTCACCACATTAGTTTGGCAAATTGGTATAAAAATTTTATGTAATGAGACCATATTAGGGTACGTATATAACACAGACCGTCTTCTTCCAAAACCTCAGCAGCTTCCAATATCATTTTCCTACTAATAAAATTTGTGTGCTGATTAAGAGTGGAGTACAACAGTTAACAAATTCAGTGTGTCCTGGATGTCATATCTGGGTAAATAGGCtattttgaaaatgaaaaaaagttTTAAGGTCAATCCTTTGGTGGAGAGAGTTCATTATCAATTCAACTCAGATATGACAACTTGAGCTACTCTGTGAGCGGGAAGGTATTAAAGTATGGCACAAACATCAATTAATAGCCACACCACATAAAGAACATAAACGATAAGCCAAGAACAATATCATCTTTAACACTGTATGTGGGAGGAGTAAAAGAATCACATTACCAAGGGAAGCAAGAAGAGGAGAAAATAACACcctttttgtgtgtgtgtgtgtgttgtgtCCAATATGAGAAGTAGAAAACACCAACACCAACACCATCTTCCTTTGTTTAGCATTTCAATTTGAAAGACAAAAAGTGGGTCAGTTTGTATAATAATCATTCTATGAGCCAGCTAATTTTTGCCTAAATGAGACTTACaacaaataaaattctaaatccATTACTTGATTCATTCTAATCTAAAAATCCCTGTACTCATTGACCCAAATCTACTTCATCCTCCTACAAAAACCCTTTTAGTTCCCTCATAGAGCAACATGCACAAAGCAACAAAACAAACAACTCTTAATCTATATACCCCAAAGAATAATGCCAAGAGTTACAAGATTGAAAACTCTGGTTAGAGGTCAAAAGTTCGTATACAACAAAATCAAGCATTTTGAGTAATTCACATTGTTAAACACTTCACCACCATCATTCATCAACCAAACTTGCGAGAACATTAGCATACATAAAAGCTGCAGAAACATGAGTACCAATCGAATCCAACTTTTGGAACTtaggttatatatatatattatatataaatccaATCTCATTACAATTTATGGTATGCAATACTGCAAATCTTTGCAATAATTACAACACTAAAATATTTACACACTATCATAGAAAAGACACTCTGGTCAGTGTTCAACACAACCAACAAACCCAAAGTAAGCATTTCTTTATAACATAAATTGTTATTCAAATGCTGTTCAACAAGTGAATGAACATCAATCCCAATAACCAATGAACATTCAAGAAAAGAAGACCAACAAATCCTCCAAAGAGATATTTGGATCCCAAATTCAAGCCATAACATACTGTAATCTTATTTATTACTTCACATCAAATTAATGTAATTCTTCTATCAACAAAGGAGCATTTAAAAGACGCACCAGAGTAGAATTTCAACGCCCAAGTTTGCTCAAGAACAGCAATCAGGACATCGAATTAGTCCATTCTCATTGCACTCCAAACATCTTTTAAGcatttcttcatcttcatcaaaCACCTTCCTACTCCCACTGCAATTCAGGCACGGTACAAACCTTACATCTCCACAGCTATCACACCTAAatcccggtgcccgaagcggaAAACCTTTGAGAATTTTCGCCAATTCCCCTGTTTCGAAAAGCTGCTTGATCACCTCTGCACCTCCCACATAGCTTCCCCTTATGAACACCTGAGGCAAGCCCACGTTCTTATCCCCCAGAACACTCTGTAATTCTTTTCTGTACGCCGAATCCATCGATATATCACGCTCATCCacccaaaccctaaacccccTGAATATCATCCGAACGGCGTAACAGTCCTCATACGTTCTCCGAATCCCTCGCAAGCTAGTTAGATAGACGACAATTCGGTCCTCGGTTCCAGGCAATCGAATTGTGGAGCTGTTCAAGGGGGAGAGTCGGTGATCGGAACACATCGATTTCGAGGATTTAAGCTTGGATTGAAATTGCAAATTCGTTGGTTCGTCCGATGGGCTCGGAGGTGCCGTCAAAGCGGGCTTCGACGTCGTCTCGAAGATACTGCATAGCTTCTTTACCTTCCCTTTGATTGAATTACTCGTGGACCGAACGGACTCCATCGAATTGTAGAATTTAGAGAACGAGCTGGTTCGTTcgagagatgaggttttggtgTGAGTAGGCTTCAGGGGAGAATCAACAGGGTCGGCCATCACCGCCGCCGCCGCCGGAGGGTACATGGAAAGCGAACGATTGAAGAAAGAGAACCTGGGTTTCTCCGAGGACACGGGCTTCTTCCCGTAATCCGCCATTGAACCAGAATCAAGCTTCGAAAACCCACCTCCAAAACTCAATTTCTTATTATTAGCTATCTCTTTCCTCCTGCAAACTTTTCTCAAGGCTTAGGGTTCAATTCTAGACAATCAAGAAGAGTAAATTAATCTCAACCGTTGATCAATTGGAGAAACAAACTGAAGAGATAATTGATCATCAGAAGAAAATTGTGGTTTTAGAATTTGGGTCGGTTATAGGGGGCGGTGGAATTGGTAAAATGACAAAGTAGGCAGGTGAGGTAATGAGGAAAAAAAACAaacgaatatgaaaaaaaattgggattattttcaatttttgtttttagtttttcttgttttgtttttttagatAAGATAATATTTCGTTGTATTTGGTTTTGTTTCTGAAAGGACTGAGTTGTTTTCCGTTTGGGtttgttatgacaaaactaccAACATAGCTAAAACTAAAGACGTAGACAGAAAGCAAAGAATTTTCGGTTGTCAGAAGAACtcacttttttaataaaataaataaaataatttaagaatAGATTGATCGAGTGATGAAGAAGAGTAAATAGAAATTAGAAAAAGGAAAGAAGCGCGTTTTCttccattattatttaataatttgaaaaaagaaaaacgtTTTTTAAATTGGCTGTGTAGAGTCACATACTGAAAgaatttctttttaaataataataatttaaaaagtgggataatttatttaatataataatatatgatcTTCCACTCATAAAAGACAGAAGGGGATTTTGGATTGACAAATATATTtggtaatttaaaaattaatcagTGGGACATtcgttttatgttttttttttttttgaggggtATCTTCTTAATTTTCAGGTTGAGTTTTCTATTTTCAAactttcctaattaatttttaaactgTTAAACTAAACTCATTTGATTTTGTCAAATAAAGTAACTCAATACATATCTATTTTTTAACCCAAACTGCCCAATGAGCCAGATCTTCGTTTCACCACtacttttttttaacaagaaGAGAAAATTCTTGCCTTTTTTTAGTTTCCCAGCAGCTTCGACTGATAcatccattttttattttttgagatcCAATTTGCACATTtaatctttttatatataatgcACACTCAAGTTATACActattcattcaaaaaaaaaaaaaagttatacacTATTAATATCaaacaaacaattaaaaaatatttataattatgattaattatatagtgtataaattgaaaatgtatAATCACACACatagtatattatatattaacacTAATAGTACATGTAAAATGAGGCTACACACATGCAAAACAATTTGCTAGGAAAGCTAAATTTGGAAACACTATATTATTTGATGGGAGTGCATCACACAATagattttcttaattaatttaatttttggatAGATTGCaacagatttaattaaaaataatattttagggaATTTAAAAAGACTTTGATACAGTAAAAATATGCCTAGTTAGATGTTTAACACATATTTATACATGACAAAATACAATATGAGTGAAAAAAAATGGGCATAAAGTAGAGTACACACTAAACAAATAGTAGGGCCCTAGCCGGAGGTCCAAGCCCACTAGCCTTTCTCCAAAGCCCATTTTAATCTCTATAACttctaattgttttttttttttttaatatagataaTTTTATAGTAAATAtgacatttaaaaattttaaaaataggattttgaaaatttttcagATGAACGTTAGATGTTACTTTCACTTAAATGTAAATATGTTACTTTCCAAAAGATATGGATTTCACTTACATGTAACTATGTCACTTTCCATGAATTGTGTGGGAGATGAGAAATTCTCCACAACTTTCGAATTAGTTGATTTTTCCTAATTTTTCACATTTTCCCATTATATACTTGTATTTGTGATAGAAAATCcagtttttatataattaaaattaaggaTGAAAAAGACTATAAAGgacatttatataattatagttGGTTGATCTATTAAATAGCGATATAATTACTTTAAATTTTAAGTTTATAAGCGGCAtaaattcaataattttttttagtagtaTAAATActcaatatttgtaaaatagtaattttcttCTAATTTCGTTAATAgagattttgttattgtcttaaacatAACACACAAATATAAGGGTCAGATTCTAAAATCATTAAGTCTAAACAGAAACATGTAGTACCAGTTACTTTCAAATCTTcttttattaaattcaaaatagaatGACACTTAagtaaaattatagtttaaaaaaaattgtttacttatattcctaaaaaaatcattaaatttatgccgtttataaatttaaaattttaaatacttaTACCGTTATTTActtaaaatctaattaaaaaataacatgtcATCATATTAGTTACAATAATTTGAAAAGTGTAATTTCTCCCTTTCTcacttttttttaagtaattgttAGCATTACCAACTCGTTTTTTTAATAACTGTACAACTTAAATTACTGTAAATGAGTATAGAGACAAATCTCTATTATAATtccttttcaaaataaaaataatgattaTTAATTCCCATATGGTAATAAATAAGGTGGACATAGTTTACATACTAAACAATTGGCCGAGGCCGCATATctttacaaacttattaattAATCCATTAATCTACTTACTGTGgatatcatattttaaataaaacatagcatattttttaattttttattaaatgataaatgaaatatatatactgTGGATATCACATCAGCCTTCATTTGAAACATATCTTAAGTCTATATTACTATATATCTCAAGATCACATAATCCTTAATATTATCCAGGtcattattatatgtattattagaaaaacaaattaatGAATAAATTCCAAACAGGATAGTAATTCTTTTCAACTAAAAAAGTTGTATCCCGTAATAATAGATTAGCTAATCAGTTGGCAAAGGtgaaattattctattttaactttaaataatggatatttaatttcaaaaacaaaaaaaatgaatattcaaagaaaagaaaagaaaaaaaaattaattggaaTATTGGATTATTGTTGCACTTAACAGTAGACACACGCACGTGTAATGACAGGGAGAAAGGAAGAAGTATATATATGGGAAATGCTTAAAAGTAGTTTAATTAGGAATTTTTTTTCCGAAATTTTGATATTCACTAAATTATGTTCTCTGAATTTTTAAGGTCGTCAAATGAGATTGTTAGGTTTAAgcacttttatctaattttagtaaaaaaattgaggggcatgatttggtagatatcaaagtttagaaagcatgatttagtacataaataataccgaaacagtaaaattagatgaaattagacaaatgtccttaaatctaacaattgcAATAGTttaaggggaatttttaacaacTAAAAAAGTTCAGGtagcatgatttgatacatgtcaaagttcaggagaAAAAAATACTAACTAGCCTTAAAAGTATAATGTGTATCACTTTTGTAAGATATAATATGATTATTGGTATAACTCAATTAagattctatttattttattttaatagatattataaaaaatcgttaattaattataagatgAAATACTAAAAGGTAGTATTACTTAATGCGTTCATATGTATGAATATcgttattagtttaattaattattagatcttatataatttaatttagaaattattattaaccaattataaaataacatctTTAGAGATATTAGCTAATGGTGCAATATTAATGCTCTTTCTCATCATGCATGTGGTcctatatacatattattattgtttaaatataataataataataataataataataataataataataaaaacagcAAAGCCACACATAACATACATAGAACAACATTATTAAGAATTTGGGTCCACGAAATCTAGtaatatatacagtagaacctctatttaagaatactctattcaagaataacctctaatttgttataaaaaatcaagtcccaatttggaccagttatatataagaataacctctaaattgtaattagttatacattttttaagtccctTATtaccaaagtatacctctatataagaataattacatcttaataaaaatatatacatgtattttgtaaatttatttatgtaaaattaataattttattttaaattataatacatgtatgaatattatatttactctaaaatatatctattatgatatagtattaatgattatttattgttattattgttacgttgatattttttggttttttaattttttttttctagtgtaactctatttagttataacctctcagaatataatttacttggtcccaagtatattcttgaatagaggttctactgtatttgGATAGGAATACTATTATGAACTATAATATGCATGCACTAGCaatgaaaaaagaaacaaataaaaaatgtgATACTAGCCAACAATAAATATTGCAATTATGGCTGCAATATGTTTATAAGCTAGCCAATAACGTTGACTGATCGAGTAATAGTACGTAGCACCACATTCATTCAAATGCCCTCTACCCAAGGCAAActtaattataacaaaaatgtTAACATGCATACCGATGGAAAATATTTAGTATATATGTTTCCCTTATACATCTTATGTTCTTTTTTCTAATTAACATATGTccacacatatatattattgataatgaaatatttaactTTTAATTGCAAAAATTTCAATAGTGCTATaacatgtgtatatatatttacagtTAACATATTAATGgttcttaattaatttatttatagtgcTCAACTCAAACACGTACAATTCATCCATCAAAAATACTATTCATAAAGAGACACAACAAGAATTATAAGCATCACCAATAGTGCTATTATTGAGGGCAAAATGTCTTTACTACAAGTATATCACTAAcgatatttaagtatcatgaaacaacgataaaaaaaatattcttcacTAACGAAATTTATCTTCattactaaaatatataactCTTATAATGGGGAGTATATATTGATACTCTCCATGATTGAGAGAATATGGATGATACgaaatgtaacgccctaatctatagggacgccacgtgtgtgattttataaactagtttaatactaatagaataattaattattaaaaactgtgataatattaaaaacttgactaaaataaaacactaaaaacggacattataacggcataaaaagtgtgttccgggaatccctgttataaaaagttttgctaaaaaaaatatatacgacaaccattttaatataaaaaaaatcaaaatacacagcagatacaaccagtccaaaacaactcctggcaactcggcacgcaggccagtgaggtcaatatgtacattgctggagaagactgtcacctcatggttgatctagcttttctttgcctttacctgcaccacatagcacccgtgagtcacaaggactcagcaagaaaagtaataataacaatcatatagtttattatttgaatattgtcatttatacacaataagaatcaaaccatcacactttgttcataagatgaaatccaaatcattaCTGGCATCTGtcacgaataaacattagtatacagatatttggtaatacaaaaccattataccaataatggaattcatattcatttaatcatataaataatatatatgttaccttataaagcaaccatcttcatgacatcatgctgcctaatcaggcaagtcgatgcttaaATCTGATGATCTtatattgtatcgcctaatcaggcaagcccgtgccatagcctggcacccatatgtcgcataactgcatcacctaatcaggtgagcctatgcctAAAAACCTGcaccatatatcatataattgcatcacctaatcaggtgagcccgtgccacaatctggcaccaatatatcgcatcgtctaattagacgagctcgtacctacgcccggtacttatcatgtcactgacgcccgtacttacgcccagtacgtcgccaggaaaatcgcatcacctaatcaggtgagcccgtacctacactcggtactcatcatatatcaccaacgcctgtacttacgcccagtacgttaccagaaaaattgcatcacctaatcaggtgagcccacatatcacatgcataatattatcacattatcaatactcaaccaatcaatcttttcaatatataacaatattaactatatctcaatattgatcaattcataacaatactaattgtattacatacaacgtactatgcagtacaatatacttttcagtatataacaatattaactatatttcaatattgatcaattcataacaatactaattgtattatataCAGCGTACTAttcagtacaatatacttttcttacctttaatccagattcatatatttcgaccaacccaagtggagaactatccccgatgatctcggcCCTTAAGCTTTCCTTtttcaaggatttgctatcctgctactaccagagcttagatcgctaagttttggattgaaaatttaagaaaatggaTATAAGGGGAGAAAGTTTTATCGAAGGagggagaacgagggtttcgttcgtcgttCGTTCTGTTCTGTTCTGTTAtaacttaaaacttaatatatatatatatatttaaataaaacgaAACTTCTGTttcgtttttatatatatattataataataataataatataataatataataatataataatattaataaaaaaatttattattaataattatcttattatttcttagccactaagaaatctctatttctagggtatttggtcaacttcgagtactctaaaataccccgatatttcaaaaatcaacttatcccaataatctcatcaatatttctaactaaaactgttgtgacatttttggcctccaatcgggtct is a window from the Cannabis sativa cultivar Pink pepper isolate KNU-18-1 chromosome 1, ASM2916894v1, whole genome shotgun sequence genome containing:
- the LOC115706788 gene encoding uncharacterized protein At5g39865, coding for MADYGKKPVSSEKPRFSFFNRSLSMYPPAAAAVMADPVDSPLKPTHTKTSSLERTSSFSKFYNSMESVRSTSNSIKGKVKKLCSIFETTSKPALTAPPSPSDEPTNLQFQSKLKSSKSMCSDHRLSPLNSSTIRLPGTEDRIVVYLTSLRGIRRTYEDCYAVRMIFRGFRVWVDERDISMDSAYRKELQSVLGDKNVGLPQVFIRGSYVGGAEVIKQLFETGELAKILKGFPLRAPGFRCDSCGDVRFVPCLNCSGSRKVFDEDEEMLKRCLECNENGLIRCPDCCS